In Dethiosulfovibrio salsuginis, a single genomic region encodes these proteins:
- a CDS encoding Crp/Fnr family transcriptional regulator, which yields MEDRKSLLTVIAGFQGLDREDLEKLRAIIVQGEHKKGDLIFSDGQEGRGFFAVLRGQVKVYKMSPEGKEVILHVCGPGDQFGQAAMFGNQRYPAWAEALCASTVALFPGESFLELIGRYPHIALAMFQDLSSKLRQLTSQVEGLALKEVPGRLASYLVYLAEEQKSPGSIVLDTSKYQLASILGTTPETLSRILSDMTERNLITVDRREITLLDHDYIIQLAKQGRYGA from the coding sequence TTGGAGGACAGAAAATCGCTTCTCACCGTTATAGCTGGATTTCAGGGTCTGGACCGAGAGGACCTTGAAAAACTGAGAGCTATCATAGTCCAGGGAGAACACAAAAAAGGGGACCTTATCTTCTCCGACGGCCAGGAGGGAAGGGGATTTTTCGCCGTTTTGAGAGGACAGGTCAAGGTCTACAAAATGTCTCCTGAGGGAAAAGAGGTGATCCTCCACGTATGCGGACCAGGGGATCAGTTCGGCCAGGCAGCTATGTTCGGGAATCAGCGATATCCCGCCTGGGCGGAGGCACTCTGTGCCAGTACGGTGGCCCTTTTTCCCGGAGAATCTTTTTTGGAGCTGATAGGGAGATATCCTCACATAGCCCTCGCCATGTTTCAGGATCTGTCCTCCAAACTCAGACAGCTCACCTCCCAGGTGGAGGGCCTTGCCCTTAAAGAGGTCCCCGGTAGGCTGGCGTCCTATCTGGTCTATCTGGCGGAGGAGCAGAAAAGCCCTGGATCTATAGTTTTAGACACGTCAAAATACCAGCTTGCCTCTATCCTCGGCACGACCCCGGAGACACTGTCTCGAATACTTTCCGACATGACAGAGAGAAATCTAATAACCGTAGATAGACGAGAGATAACCCTTTTGGACCACGACTACATTATCCAGCTGGCCAAACAGGGTAGATACGGAGCCTAG
- a CDS encoding ATP-binding protein, translated as MASKIALLIGLSVISTGIALSALSILENDRLVRSMTMVTNEILDHDVQNKLKNDELSSEIYGKAMIDYMTRIAMPPLWDLNYRTLKDYADSMVQVPEVVAVAIYQEDGSVVAGKPMDREKGGDLNLFSSDIVRNGDIIGSIKVWISRERVKSLKVENEAVKDLLLSSFQDSSTHAKTQASSRMLLMSLAVTILTVLISFVLVFYLINPIRKITSAIRKIGNSSTDRSVSDSGNTLGSRLSELRTYLESNTSTVGDEASVLSDALIRMATLIESHVAIHRAVSDIMNVAAVSQTKDDFVWNFVRLIMRETPSCMASFYVARESDPKFMDLIASVGLPAEAPKSIKIDQLEGQFGTAIMDGKVKITDVPPGRYLPFRTMAGNIAPVQFITVPLKSQNKIMALFSMASLTSYPENYLRIFYLVQEGMNAALGNMIAGERERELVQELQAANQELAAQSEELEYQAGELEIQNQELEVQRRKSEEASKLKTEFLSNMSHELRTPLNSILALSRVLRSEGKERFEEEELQYLEIIERNGKNLLGLINGILDLARIEAGKEDLELKEFNLNSLLIDLTDSLRPIASDKGIQLELSLPNKPQTIVSDIDKLNRIISNIASNAIKFTESGGVYIKVLPGGASISVEVEDTGIGIPEEDLELIFDEFRQGDGSTVRKFEGTGLGLSIAKKYADMLGISLSVKSEVERGTTFTVTIPYQNDVKKEKPLMPLQMEEIGIESSPTVYVIEDNLVSSSNIRRILVAHEIRTITFSRAREALDAISIAPPDGIVLDLMMPEMDGFEFLKELRFKTHGIPVMVLTAKVLTSEDKRFLRDHEVDCIMYKGDVESRILVTKLRSLMKNKAT; from the coding sequence ATGGCCAGTAAGATAGCCCTTCTCATTGGGCTAAGCGTTATCTCCACAGGAATAGCCCTGTCCGCCCTGTCCATATTGGAAAACGACAGGCTCGTCCGATCTATGACCATGGTCACCAACGAAATACTGGACCATGACGTCCAAAACAAGTTAAAAAACGATGAGCTTTCGTCGGAAATATACGGAAAAGCGATGATCGACTACATGACCAGGATAGCCATGCCCCCCCTATGGGACCTAAACTACCGAACCTTAAAGGACTACGCCGACAGCATGGTCCAGGTCCCCGAGGTGGTGGCGGTGGCCATCTACCAAGAGGACGGCTCGGTGGTAGCGGGAAAACCGATGGATCGGGAGAAGGGGGGAGACTTAAACCTTTTTTCCTCCGATATAGTCAGAAACGGCGATATTATAGGGTCTATCAAGGTTTGGATAAGCAGGGAGAGGGTAAAATCCCTGAAAGTGGAGAACGAGGCGGTAAAAGATCTGTTACTGAGCTCTTTCCAGGATAGCTCCACCCACGCCAAAACCCAGGCATCCTCCAGAATGCTGCTCATGTCTCTGGCGGTCACTATATTAACGGTCCTAATTAGCTTTGTGCTGGTTTTTTACCTCATAAATCCTATCAGGAAGATCACCTCAGCCATAAGAAAGATAGGAAACAGCTCTACCGATAGATCGGTATCCGATTCAGGCAACACATTAGGTTCAAGGCTCTCGGAGCTAAGGACCTATCTGGAGAGCAACACATCCACCGTAGGTGACGAGGCCTCGGTACTATCGGACGCCCTGATCCGAATGGCGACCCTCATAGAGTCCCACGTAGCGATCCACAGAGCCGTATCGGACATAATGAACGTCGCCGCCGTATCCCAGACGAAAGACGATTTTGTCTGGAACTTCGTCAGACTTATTATGAGGGAAACCCCCTCCTGTATGGCCTCCTTCTACGTCGCCCGAGAGTCGGACCCTAAGTTTATGGACCTCATAGCCTCGGTGGGATTGCCAGCAGAGGCTCCAAAGTCCATAAAGATCGATCAATTAGAGGGACAGTTCGGCACCGCCATCATGGACGGCAAGGTCAAAATCACCGATGTTCCGCCGGGAAGGTACCTTCCCTTCAGGACAATGGCGGGAAATATAGCCCCGGTTCAGTTCATAACCGTCCCCCTTAAAAGCCAAAACAAAATAATGGCCCTTTTCTCCATGGCCTCTCTGACCTCCTACCCCGAAAACTACCTGCGAATCTTCTACCTGGTCCAGGAGGGGATGAACGCCGCCTTAGGCAACATGATCGCTGGAGAGAGGGAGAGGGAGCTGGTCCAGGAGCTCCAGGCCGCCAATCAGGAGCTGGCGGCCCAGTCGGAGGAGCTGGAGTACCAGGCGGGAGAGCTGGAGATCCAGAACCAGGAACTGGAGGTCCAGAGGAGAAAGTCCGAAGAGGCAAGCAAACTTAAGACCGAATTTCTGTCCAACATGAGCCATGAGCTGAGGACCCCCTTGAACTCCATTCTGGCCCTCTCAAGGGTCCTGAGGTCCGAGGGTAAGGAGCGGTTCGAGGAGGAGGAACTGCAATATCTGGAGATAATAGAGAGAAACGGCAAAAACCTCCTGGGGCTTATCAACGGCATACTGGATCTGGCGAGGATAGAGGCGGGGAAGGAAGACCTAGAGCTAAAGGAGTTTAACTTAAACTCCCTTCTGATCGACCTCACCGACAGCCTTCGCCCGATAGCCTCGGATAAAGGGATTCAGCTGGAGCTGTCCCTGCCTAATAAACCTCAGACGATAGTGTCCGACATCGACAAGCTGAACAGAATAATAAGCAATATAGCCTCTAACGCCATAAAGTTCACCGAGAGCGGAGGGGTATATATAAAGGTACTACCCGGAGGGGCCTCCATCTCGGTGGAGGTAGAGGATACGGGCATAGGCATACCGGAGGAGGACCTGGAGCTGATCTTCGACGAATTCCGTCAGGGAGACGGCTCTACGGTGAGGAAATTTGAGGGAACAGGTCTCGGTCTTTCCATAGCTAAAAAATACGCCGATATGTTGGGCATATCCCTGTCGGTGAAAAGCGAGGTTGAAAGAGGAACGACCTTTACCGTTACGATTCCCTACCAAAACGACGTAAAAAAGGAAAAACCACTGATGCCCCTACAGATGGAGGAGATAGGCATAGAGAGCTCTCCGACGGTTTACGTCATAGAGGATAACCTCGTATCCTCCAGCAACATCAGAAGAATTCTGGTGGCCCACGAGATAAGGACCATCACCTTCTCCAGAGCGAGAGAGGCCCTAGACGCAATATCCATAGCCCCTCCAGATGGCATAGTCCTCGACCTGATGATGCCCGAGATGGACGGATTTGAGTTCTTAAAGGAGCTTCGTTTTAAAACCCACGGGATCCCGGTGATGGTGCTGACCGCAAAGGTCCTGACCAGTGAGGATAAACGGTTTTTAAGGGATCACGAAGTGGACTGTATCATGTACAAAGGTGACGTAGAGTCACGAATACTGGTTACAAAGCTCAGGAGCCTCATGAAAAACAAGGCAACCTAA
- a CDS encoding substrate-binding periplasmic protein — protein sequence MVQHPERERDFHVSSPLVNDTQSFFHLKTFKFDWETVEDLKGTVIGATLGYSYGKVFDQGVRDGKLEIDWISTDLQNFHKLLAGRISLFPMNTLTGLDMIGKEFSPYLAKKIVYHPRPLRSEPLRLLISRATPEHKNLLDKFNQGLEELHRTGEYDEIANNYSITIDLKEVNDEKATEK from the coding sequence ATGGTTCAGCACCCCGAGAGGGAGAGGGACTTCCACGTGTCATCGCCTTTGGTGAACGATACCCAGTCCTTTTTTCATCTCAAGACATTCAAATTCGATTGGGAAACCGTGGAGGACCTGAAGGGAACGGTTATAGGTGCAACCCTTGGATATAGCTACGGCAAAGTTTTCGATCAGGGGGTCAGGGATGGCAAACTGGAGATCGACTGGATATCGACCGACTTACAGAATTTTCACAAACTACTGGCGGGCCGAATATCGCTCTTTCCTATGAACACCCTGACAGGGCTCGACATGATCGGCAAAGAGTTCTCGCCTTATCTAGCTAAGAAAATCGTATATCATCCCAGACCGCTGAGATCGGAGCCTCTCCGTCTTCTGATATCGAGAGCAACACCGGAACACAAAAATTTGCTCGACAAATTTAACCAGGGACTTGAGGAACTCCACAGAACAGGCGAATACGACGAGATAGCAAATAACTACTCAATAACCATCGACCTAAAGGAGGTTAACGATGAAAAAGCTACCGAAAAATAG
- a CDS encoding acetamidase/formamidase family protein, with the protein MKKLPKNSLIYAFEPDMDPVITVNPGETLRVETWDCFKGQIQSEDTRCSEIDFGQINPATGPIFVNDAEPGDTLKVEIMGMDMASQGVTVIVPGEGILGHMVKEPVTTVMPVKDGFCLFKDIKIPIKPMIGVIGVAPEEGSFPTGTPWRHGGNMDNRYIGPGATIYLPVRQKGALLALGDCHAVMGDGELCCSGCEIDATVTLRLDVIKGSSLPWPLVETSQVISLVVSGENLNGATEEATREGVAMIQRAKGLSWEDSYMLSSLVMDLEICQLVDPKKTVRATFQRTFMTAKGLLKGTPV; encoded by the coding sequence ATGAAAAAGCTACCGAAAAATAGCCTGATATACGCCTTTGAGCCCGACATGGATCCTGTCATTACGGTAAACCCAGGGGAGACCCTTCGGGTGGAGACCTGGGATTGCTTTAAGGGACAGATCCAGTCGGAGGACACCCGATGCTCTGAGATAGACTTCGGCCAGATAAACCCAGCCACAGGCCCTATCTTCGTCAACGACGCCGAGCCAGGGGACACCCTTAAGGTGGAGATAATGGGCATGGACATGGCAAGCCAGGGGGTAACGGTCATAGTCCCAGGAGAGGGAATCTTAGGCCACATGGTCAAAGAACCTGTCACAACGGTCATGCCGGTCAAAGACGGTTTCTGCCTTTTCAAAGACATAAAGATACCTATAAAGCCCATGATAGGGGTCATAGGGGTGGCCCCGGAGGAGGGATCCTTTCCCACCGGGACTCCCTGGCGACACGGCGGCAACATGGACAACCGATACATCGGCCCAGGAGCGACGATCTATCTGCCTGTGAGACAGAAAGGAGCCCTTCTTGCCCTGGGAGATTGCCACGCCGTCATGGGCGACGGCGAGTTGTGCTGTTCGGGCTGCGAAATCGACGCCACAGTTACCCTCAGGCTGGACGTTATAAAGGGTTCCTCCCTTCCCTGGCCTCTGGTTGAGACCTCTCAGGTAATATCACTGGTGGTATCGGGAGAGAACCTTAACGGCGCAACCGAGGAGGCCACCAGAGAAGGGGTTGCCATGATCCAGAGGGCAAAAGGACTGTCATGGGAGGATTCCTACATGCTCTCCAGCCTTGTAATGGACCTGGAGATATGTCAGCTTGTCGACCCCAAGAAGACGGTGAGAGCCACCTTCCAGAGGACTTTTATGACCGCCAAGGGCTTGCTTAAAGGCACTCCAGTATAG
- a CDS encoding substrate-binding periplasmic protein has protein sequence MKKSLSIVAVMVLALFAGSAWASQKVVVYGDNGYPPYSYGEGRDVKGIYVDILKEAFSKMEGYDVEIKVLPWKRLMAELESGKIVAGFPPYKVAARPWMVYSEPILQENVVAFGLKSKVEGKNNWPEDFYSSRVGLNHGFSYENLLGHEGSNAVAEGKLTVEEAMDSPTNLRKLVAGRIDVYVNDQLTDISGFSSEEDPIIIAATVGGQWGYLGFSSNNRAFPYADEFRAAFDEVIKEMKDSGRIDEILKNYMK, from the coding sequence ATGAAAAAAAGCCTAAGCATAGTAGCTGTGATGGTCCTCGCCCTTTTCGCCGGTTCAGCCTGGGCCTCCCAGAAGGTGGTGGTCTACGGAGACAACGGATATCCCCCCTATTCCTACGGTGAAGGCAGGGATGTAAAGGGAATCTACGTGGACATACTGAAGGAAGCCTTCTCAAAGATGGAGGGCTACGACGTGGAGATCAAGGTGTTGCCCTGGAAGCGGCTCATGGCCGAGCTTGAGTCGGGCAAGATAGTGGCGGGCTTTCCTCCCTACAAGGTCGCCGCTAGACCCTGGATGGTCTACTCTGAGCCAATACTCCAGGAGAACGTGGTGGCCTTCGGCCTCAAGTCGAAGGTGGAGGGCAAGAACAACTGGCCCGAGGACTTCTACAGCTCCAGGGTAGGCCTTAACCACGGATTTTCCTACGAAAATCTTCTTGGACATGAAGGGTCGAATGCGGTAGCGGAGGGCAAACTCACAGTAGAGGAGGCGATGGATAGCCCTACCAACCTAAGGAAGTTAGTAGCAGGTCGAATAGATGTCTACGTAAACGACCAGCTCACCGATATATCGGGGTTCTCCTCTGAAGAAGATCCTATAATAATAGCTGCAACGGTAGGAGGACAGTGGGGATACCTGGGCTTCAGCTCTAACAACAGAGCCTTCCCCTACGCCGACGAATTCAGAGCCGCCTTCGACGAGGTAATAAAGGAAATGAAGGATTCGGGAAGAATCGACGAGATCCTTAAAAACTACATGAAGTAA
- a CDS encoding substrate-binding periplasmic protein, with protein sequence MKKTLLKAITVFFILQATGIGWASPIKVTVYGEDEYPPYSYRDGREIKGIYHQILTEAFSRMEGYDVRIDVMPWKRMIGELERGRIFAAFAPYKVDTRPWMIYSTPILEEKVVAFGLKSKVEDKKLWPEDFYGSKVGITMGYDTEVLFGKKGVIAIGDGKLESKRTMDNATNLFLLQSGKIDLYLNDSLTDLGGLDKSDDPVVIAAEVGSQWGHVGFTSNLEDFPFVQDFKDKFDGIIDDLRAEGFIDRILEEHTKKSS encoded by the coding sequence GTGAAAAAAACCTTACTTAAGGCGATTACGGTGTTTTTTATCCTCCAGGCAACCGGAATAGGCTGGGCCAGCCCTATCAAGGTGACGGTCTACGGAGAGGACGAATATCCTCCATACTCCTACAGAGATGGCAGGGAGATAAAGGGAATATACCACCAAATACTGACCGAGGCATTTTCAAGAATGGAGGGATACGACGTCAGGATAGACGTCATGCCATGGAAGAGGATGATAGGGGAGCTGGAGAGAGGGAGGATATTTGCCGCCTTCGCTCCCTACAAGGTGGACACCAGGCCATGGATGATCTACTCCACGCCGATTCTTGAGGAAAAAGTGGTGGCCTTCGGCCTCAAATCAAAGGTGGAGGACAAAAAGCTGTGGCCCGAGGATTTTTACGGATCCAAAGTCGGGATAACCATGGGCTACGACACGGAGGTGCTTTTCGGCAAAAAAGGGGTTATAGCTATTGGGGACGGCAAACTAGAGTCAAAAAGGACGATGGATAACGCCACAAACCTTTTCTTGCTCCAATCCGGTAAAATAGACCTGTACCTCAACGATAGCCTGACCGACCTAGGGGGCCTGGATAAATCGGACGATCCGGTGGTTATAGCGGCGGAGGTGGGCAGCCAATGGGGACACGTTGGATTCACCTCCAACCTGGAGGATTTTCCCTTCGTACAGGATTTCAAAGACAAGTTCGACGGGATAATAGATGATCTGAGGGCAGAGGGTTTTATAGACAGGATATTGGAGGAACATACAAAAAAATCGTCGTAG
- a CDS encoding LuxR C-terminal-related transcriptional regulator has translation MGYLEDFCPPEIDGKQIYRQRIASALDEAKGKKGHWVYVSAPGGFGKTVAVSQWLKPQKNKLAWLNISERDNDEGTFVRRFLGALSFAQKANRKLQREVKRTSPPFVEHLFRSINLMLDNDKQYVIVLDDFHCINNSKILDIFPILIKTLPKQVTICFIGRSIPNDVFVDSIFKNNITLISSKDLAFDSFELESILKQNRSQQDVEDIISRTGGWPIAVRALTMKSSELPDLRNSSIQEDLLFRYLDLHVWQRWDGKSQEFFMDLSLVQELDEDICRAITGIENSFDLLRDFYAKGNFMNSIGKGKYRLHDLFRDFLMEKLNATKTEEEIKELNKRIGDFFYEQGDYCSAVSFYVRCQDLQGISDCSASFTQYDPSLSIEARVEFFKKNIMDNGHLPVEKNPHLCAQCAFIHYMEGNARNFITSIEKLYDYLKTINDPKLKALIYVLRCLDFRIHLTDYAQELTETKANHLPEKGKIRTGTFTAAMPILHRSLRERSELALEPENLSQNVEKLFAGLSPIFGYEHEAMLHCQMAGILYEQDRLTEAYKFALESHRSAINGGSRPELSFCSRMILIAILKAMERGNEAEILGSEVGKWIEDENLLFLIPNFRAWRFRERMEKGEIEAGKEWLKSYSVPLMGNLPLYKMYQHFTTLRALIATGSNALGVMFGERILQLARDFHRPSDVIESSILLSVANWNIGDRERSLQYLEEALEEGCKYGYITLFTEEREWLRSIVEAYLKGAKQDGRELSHYSMKIIVSIIERSNAGEERRPLPEVSLTDRENLTLKLISQNLSYRMIAQELGISHSTAKYHVLKLYRSLGVSSGPEALVKAKQMGYI, from the coding sequence ATGGGATACTTAGAGGATTTCTGCCCTCCAGAGATAGATGGAAAACAGATATACCGCCAGAGGATAGCCTCTGCCTTGGACGAGGCAAAGGGTAAAAAAGGGCATTGGGTATACGTCTCCGCACCGGGAGGATTTGGAAAGACCGTTGCGGTCTCCCAGTGGCTTAAACCTCAGAAAAATAAACTGGCCTGGCTCAACATCAGCGAAAGGGACAACGACGAAGGGACCTTCGTCCGTCGGTTTCTAGGTGCCCTTAGCTTCGCCCAGAAGGCCAACAGGAAACTACAAAGAGAGGTGAAAAGGACAAGCCCACCTTTTGTAGAGCATCTTTTTAGGTCTATAAACCTGATGCTGGACAACGACAAACAATACGTAATCGTCTTAGATGACTTTCACTGCATAAATAACAGCAAAATACTAGACATATTCCCTATTTTAATTAAAACTCTACCTAAACAGGTAACAATTTGTTTTATAGGGCGATCGATTCCTAACGACGTATTCGTCGATAGTATCTTCAAAAACAATATAACCCTAATATCATCCAAAGACCTCGCTTTCGATAGTTTTGAGCTAGAAAGCATTCTAAAACAAAACAGATCCCAACAGGACGTAGAGGATATTATATCCAGAACAGGCGGCTGGCCTATCGCGGTCAGGGCTCTGACGATGAAATCCTCTGAGCTGCCCGACCTGAGGAACAGCTCGATTCAGGAGGATCTGCTTTTTCGATACCTCGACCTTCACGTCTGGCAGAGGTGGGACGGGAAAAGCCAGGAATTTTTCATGGACCTGTCGTTAGTCCAAGAGCTGGACGAAGACATATGCAGAGCTATAACAGGTATAGAAAACAGCTTCGACCTCCTGAGGGATTTCTACGCTAAAGGTAACTTTATGAACTCCATCGGAAAGGGAAAATACCGACTCCACGATCTATTTAGGGACTTCCTGATGGAAAAACTCAACGCCACAAAGACAGAAGAGGAGATAAAGGAGCTCAACAAAAGGATAGGCGACTTTTTTTACGAGCAGGGCGATTACTGCTCCGCTGTGTCCTTCTACGTCAGATGCCAGGACCTCCAGGGCATATCGGACTGTAGCGCCTCCTTCACACAGTATGATCCATCGCTGTCGATAGAGGCCAGAGTGGAGTTTTTTAAAAAGAACATAATGGACAACGGCCATCTCCCTGTGGAGAAAAACCCCCACCTATGCGCCCAGTGTGCCTTTATACACTACATGGAGGGGAACGCCAGAAACTTTATTACCTCCATAGAAAAACTATATGATTATTTAAAAACAATAAACGATCCTAAACTGAAAGCCCTCATATATGTCCTGAGGTGTCTGGATTTCAGGATCCATCTCACCGATTACGCCCAGGAGTTGACTGAGACCAAAGCAAACCATCTCCCGGAAAAGGGCAAAATAAGGACCGGTACCTTTACCGCCGCCATGCCGATCCTACATAGGTCCCTAAGGGAACGGTCCGAGTTGGCCCTTGAGCCTGAAAATCTCTCCCAGAACGTCGAAAAGCTCTTCGCAGGACTGTCGCCTATTTTCGGTTACGAACACGAGGCGATGCTCCACTGTCAGATGGCTGGCATCCTCTACGAGCAGGACAGGCTCACCGAGGCCTACAAGTTCGCCCTGGAAAGCCACAGATCGGCGATAAACGGCGGATCTCGACCGGAACTGTCCTTCTGCTCCAGGATGATACTCATCGCCATACTGAAGGCAATGGAGAGAGGCAATGAGGCGGAGATTCTTGGGTCGGAGGTGGGAAAATGGATAGAGGATGAAAATCTTCTATTTTTGATACCTAACTTCAGGGCTTGGCGGTTCAGGGAGAGGATGGAGAAAGGTGAAATAGAGGCGGGGAAAGAGTGGCTAAAATCCTATTCGGTCCCCTTGATGGGAAACCTCCCTCTCTACAAGATGTATCAACACTTCACCACCTTGAGGGCACTGATAGCCACAGGATCAAACGCCCTAGGGGTCATGTTCGGAGAGAGGATCCTCCAGTTAGCCAGGGATTTTCACCGCCCCAGCGACGTAATAGAGAGCTCAATTCTGCTCTCCGTGGCCAACTGGAACATCGGCGACAGGGAAAGGTCGCTGCAATACCTGGAGGAAGCCCTTGAGGAGGGCTGTAAATACGGCTATATAACCTTATTTACCGAGGAAAGAGAGTGGTTAAGATCGATAGTAGAGGCCTATCTGAAGGGAGCGAAGCAAGACGGAAGGGAGCTATCCCATTACTCGATGAAAATTATCGTCTCCATAATAGAGCGATCAAACGCAGGTGAGGAACGTAGGCCTCTTCCCGAGGTATCTCTGACCGACAGGGAGAATCTCACCCTGAAACTTATATCTCAAAATCTCAGCTACAGGATGATAGCCCAGGAGCTAGGAATCAGTCACTCTACGGCAAAATACCACGTGTTAAAGCTATACAGGTCTTTAGGGGTATCCTCCGGCCCAGAGGCCTTGGTAAAGGCAAAGCAGATGGGCTATATCTAA
- the fumC gene encoding class II fumarate hydratase: MYILKYRVERDSLGEVQVPEQALWGAQTQRSLVNFPIGTEKMPSEVIEAVGMIKKAAAIVNVELKVLDKEKGVAIARAADKVIAGDHDDQFPLSLWQTGSGTQTNMNVNEVLANLASKYSGEPIHPNDHVNRSQSSNDVFPTAMHLATVLAVEERLIPAMEGMAGVLGEKRDRYAGLVKIGRTHLQDATPVTLGQEIGGWLRMIERCQSMIMTSVEYLKDLAIGGTAVGTGLNAPDGFGEKVAVQLGDITGIDFRSAPDKFHSLTSKDELVALHGTLKALAADLMKIANDVRWLASGPRCGLGELVIPANEPGSSIMPGKVNPTQVEAITMISVQVMGNDAVVGIAASQGNFQLNVFMPVMINAVLQSVRLLSDGINSFTERCLKGLEADEERLSSTRDRSLMLVTALAPALGYDTAASVAKKAHQERTTLKEAAVSMGVLTGDEFDKLVVPERMV, from the coding sequence GTGTATATTTTGAAATACAGAGTAGAGAGAGATTCTCTAGGAGAGGTTCAAGTGCCAGAACAGGCCCTTTGGGGCGCTCAGACTCAGAGAAGCTTGGTGAACTTTCCCATAGGCACGGAGAAAATGCCCTCCGAGGTAATTGAGGCCGTCGGAATGATAAAGAAGGCCGCAGCTATAGTTAACGTTGAACTAAAGGTTTTGGATAAGGAAAAGGGCGTAGCGATAGCTAGAGCGGCGGATAAGGTTATAGCCGGAGACCATGACGATCAGTTTCCACTTTCCCTTTGGCAGACCGGCAGCGGAACTCAGACCAACATGAACGTCAACGAGGTCCTGGCCAACCTGGCGTCAAAGTATTCAGGAGAGCCGATCCACCCTAACGACCACGTAAATCGCAGCCAGAGCAGTAACGACGTATTTCCAACAGCTATGCACTTAGCCACTGTATTGGCGGTGGAGGAGAGGCTTATACCCGCTATGGAGGGGATGGCGGGGGTTTTGGGTGAAAAAAGGGATCGCTACGCCGGTCTGGTGAAGATAGGACGAACCCACCTTCAGGACGCGACCCCTGTCACCTTAGGTCAGGAAATAGGTGGCTGGCTCAGGATGATCGAGCGTTGTCAGTCTATGATAATGACGTCGGTGGAATACCTTAAAGACCTCGCTATAGGGGGAACGGCGGTAGGGACTGGGCTCAACGCCCCAGATGGCTTCGGTGAAAAGGTAGCGGTCCAGCTCGGGGATATCACGGGTATCGATTTTAGATCGGCGCCGGATAAGTTCCACTCCCTCACCAGTAAGGACGAGCTGGTCGCCCTCCACGGTACCCTTAAGGCCCTGGCGGCGGACCTGATGAAAATAGCCAACGACGTTCGGTGGCTGGCCTCGGGCCCTCGGTGTGGCCTGGGAGAGCTGGTTATACCGGCAAACGAGCCAGGTAGCTCTATAATGCCCGGGAAGGTCAACCCCACCCAGGTGGAGGCCATCACCATGATATCGGTCCAGGTCATGGGCAACGACGCCGTCGTAGGCATCGCGGCGAGTCAGGGAAACTTTCAGCTTAACGTGTTTATGCCGGTGATGATCAACGCCGTCCTCCAGTCGGTGAGGCTCCTCAGCGACGGAATCAACTCCTTCACCGAGAGATGTCTCAAAGGCCTAGAGGCAGACGAGGAGAGGCTATCATCCACCAGGGACAGGTCCCTCATGCTGGTCACCGCCCTTGCTCCTGCTCTGGGATACGATACCGCCGCATCGGTGGCTAAAAAGGCCCACCAGGAGAGGACGACCCTTAAGGAGGCTGCCGTGTCCATGGGGGTCCTTACGGGGGACGAGTTCGACAAACTGGTGGTGCCCGAGAGGATGGTCTAA
- the nikR gene encoding nickel-responsive transcriptional regulator NikR, whose amino-acid sequence MTGDTLIRFGVAVPERLLREFDRHIESQGIPNRSEALRQLIRDSLAEKCWVQGKGLVYGSITISYNHHTREACSILTDIQHRFSDVIVCTTHVHADQDNCLEVIVVKGEADFVRSLIQELSGVKAVNNLSPVVASVL is encoded by the coding sequence ATGACAGGCGACACGTTGATTCGTTTCGGGGTGGCGGTTCCGGAACGGCTCCTACGGGAGTTTGACCGCCATATCGAGTCTCAGGGTATTCCAAATCGGTCGGAAGCACTGAGACAGCTGATAAGGGACTCTCTGGCTGAAAAGTGCTGGGTTCAGGGGAAAGGGCTGGTCTACGGCTCTATAACCATATCATACAACCATCACACCAGAGAGGCCTGTTCCATCCTGACCGATATACAGCACCGGTTCAGCGACGTCATAGTCTGCACCACACACGTCCACGCCGACCAGGACAACTGTCTGGAGGTAATAGTGGTAAAAGGGGAGGCTGATTTTGTCAGATCACTGATACAGGAGCTATCGGGAGTCAAGGCGGTAAACAACCTCTCTCCGGTGGTTGCGTCGGTGCTGTGA